A region of Rattus rattus isolate New Zealand chromosome 7, Rrattus_CSIRO_v1, whole genome shotgun sequence DNA encodes the following proteins:
- the Ccdc196 gene encoding LOW QUALITY PROTEIN: putative coiled-coil domain-containing protein 196 (The sequence of the model RefSeq protein was modified relative to this genomic sequence to represent the inferred CDS: inserted 1 base in 1 codon) yields the protein MTSGANSSESGLSSKRNPKTYDSYLKELNEDLKLRKQELLEMLKPLEDKNNLLLQKLMANLEEKQRSLQIMRQIMAGRGGDESSVEELIKEAQEMKQNLEKKNEMLRKELEMLSNKTFESEELRGQQKALPKKSKADMQDGKAQKSSFSLWKVKSESEKPDIDKVGDIRKEKQQRKIKWVKYEEQPNIPQALENALFWNGFHDKVIEVKIEALRNYEETNDLXLSLYLQHDFETKQGALNLLRPQVSSSQRRITAPEAVFRECLQRVGRPVIMYLVRKSHDDVGQRLFFLKSMPDEALKD from the exons ATGACAAGTGGTGCAAACTCTTCAGAATCTGGTTTGTCCTCAAAAAG GAATCCTAAAACATATGACAGCTACTTGAAAGAATTGAACGAGGACTTAAAGTTAAGGAAGCAGGAACTTCTAGAGATGCTGAAACCTCTGGAAGATAAGAACAATCTCTTATTGCAGAAGTTAATGGCTAACTTGGAGGAAAAGCAGAGGAG tCTGCAGATCATGAGGCAGATCATGGCCGGGAGGGGAGGTGATGAATCTTCAGTCGAGGAGCTTATTAAGGAAGcccaggaaatgaagcagaaccTG gaaaagaaaaacgaGATGCTTCGGAAGGAATTGGAGATGCTATCGAACAAG ACATTTGAGTCAGAAGAGCTCCGTGGTCAACAGAAAGCATTACCAAAAAAGTCCAAGGCAGACATGCAAGATGGGAAG GCTCAGAAATCCTCCTTCTCACTTTGGAAGGTCAAGAGTGAGTCAGAGAAACCAGACATCGACAAAGTGGGAGACATACGGAAG GAAAAGcaacagaggaaaataaaatgggtCAAATATGAGGAGCAACCCAACATCCCTCAG GCGTTGGAAAATGCCCTCTTTTGGAATGGCTTTCATGACAAAGTGATTGAGGTGAAAATTGAAGCCCTGAGGAACTACGAGGAGACCAATGACT AGTTATCCCTGTACCTACAACACGATTTTGAGACAAAGCAAGGAGCTTTGAATCTTCTGAGGCCTCAGG TGTCCTCCTCCCAAAGAAGAATCACGGCCCCTGAGGCTGTTTTTAGAGAATGTTTACAAAGGGTTGGAAGGCCTGTAATTATGTATTTAGTCCG AAAGTCACATGATGATGTAGGACAGAGGCTCTTTTTTCTGAAGTCAATGCCAGATGAAGCTCTGAAGGATTAG